Proteins from a genomic interval of Fuerstiella sp.:
- a CDS encoding beta-hydroxyacyl-ACP dehydratase, translating to MTIPCMDSSEIQKRIPHRAPFLWLDDVLELSETRIVARRFLSPDLPVFAGHYPEFPVFPGVLQCEACFQAAAVLISGLVTPGAGQVPVVTRQDRTQYRKLIRPGDTLCIEVEITERLADVYFLKGRILVDGKVSTRLEFACALAEAES from the coding sequence GTGACAATTCCCTGCATGGATTCCAGCGAGATTCAAAAACGGATTCCTCATCGGGCCCCGTTTTTGTGGCTCGATGACGTACTGGAACTGAGTGAAACTCGTATTGTTGCGCGGCGATTTCTTTCGCCTGATCTGCCTGTATTCGCGGGGCACTATCCGGAATTCCCGGTGTTTCCCGGTGTTCTTCAGTGTGAAGCCTGTTTTCAGGCGGCTGCCGTACTGATTTCCGGGCTCGTCACTCCCGGTGCCGGCCAGGTTCCCGTTGTCACCCGCCAGGACCGGACACAGTACCGAAAGCTTATTCGTCCTGGCGACACCTTGTGCATCGAAGTGGAAATTACAGAACGCCTGGCCGATGTGTATTTCCTTAAGGGACGAATTTTGGTCGATGGCAAAGTGTCAACACGACTTGAGTTCGCCTGTGCACTGGCCGAAGCTGAGTCGTAG
- a CDS encoding sigma-54 dependent transcriptional regulator → MSKPALQQKSILIVEDEEIIRETLAEFISGEGFGVETAGTVEEALRLVREQDFDVAVCDVQLPDGDGVQLLRRLHRINSAMFVLIISAYATVENAVEAFTAGAFDYLVKPVNFDELARRLERLFKFQELYRENQKLRKDLDRSEGFDQLTGSSKVLQDLLKTIRKVAATNSNVLLVGETGTGKELFAREIHNAGPNTDAKFVSVNCGIRPVEQLETQLFGVSDGQPGLFQTAGEGTVFLDEIAQLPLGTQTELLRSIEYQEVMPSGASEPISVHARIIAATSRDLMKEVSEGQFQEDLFYRLDGVKIRIPPLRERLDDIPELVEYFTAKHCETMRKRVTGATSDAIRTLMAAHWKGNIRQLDNAIERAVMMCETDEIQPSDLPPDLLGAGTSLPDTDDLRSALRHYERLHITRVLKQCPDKKEAAKRLRLGLSSLYRKIEELKIEL, encoded by the coding sequence GTGTCGAAACCGGCATTGCAGCAAAAATCGATTTTGATTGTCGAAGACGAAGAAATCATTCGGGAAACTCTGGCTGAGTTTATCTCCGGTGAAGGCTTTGGCGTTGAAACGGCAGGAACGGTTGAAGAAGCGCTCAGGCTTGTGCGCGAACAGGATTTCGATGTGGCCGTCTGTGATGTGCAGCTGCCGGACGGTGACGGGGTCCAGCTGCTGCGACGTCTGCATCGCATCAATTCGGCAATGTTTGTGCTGATTATTTCTGCGTATGCGACAGTCGAAAACGCTGTGGAAGCGTTTACGGCCGGTGCATTCGACTATCTGGTTAAGCCTGTTAATTTCGACGAACTGGCGCGGCGGCTGGAACGATTGTTCAAGTTTCAGGAACTGTATCGCGAGAATCAGAAGTTGCGCAAAGACCTGGATCGTTCCGAGGGATTCGATCAACTCACCGGCAGCAGCAAGGTCCTGCAGGACCTGCTTAAGACGATTCGCAAAGTCGCCGCAACAAATTCGAATGTATTGTTGGTAGGTGAAACGGGAACAGGTAAAGAACTGTTTGCCCGTGAAATTCATAACGCGGGTCCGAACACGGATGCAAAATTCGTATCGGTGAACTGTGGAATCCGACCGGTTGAACAACTGGAAACTCAGTTGTTTGGTGTCAGTGACGGACAACCTGGTCTGTTTCAGACGGCGGGTGAAGGTACGGTCTTTCTGGATGAGATTGCTCAATTACCTCTTGGCACACAAACTGAACTGCTGCGATCGATCGAGTACCAGGAAGTGATGCCGAGTGGTGCATCAGAACCGATTTCGGTACATGCCAGGATTATTGCTGCAACGTCACGGGATCTCATGAAAGAAGTTTCCGAAGGGCAGTTTCAGGAAGACCTGTTTTACCGGCTGGATGGGGTGAAGATACGGATTCCGCCGCTGCGCGAACGTCTCGACGATATTCCCGAGCTGGTTGAGTACTTTACGGCCAAGCACTGTGAAACCATGAGAAAACGTGTCACGGGTGCTACCAGTGATGCCATTCGCACCTTAATGGCGGCTCACTGGAAAGGAAATATTCGTCAGCTTGATAACGCGATTGAACGTGCTGTCATGATGTGTGAAACCGATGAAATTCAACCAAGTGACTTGCCTCCGGACCTGCTGGGCGCCGGTACAAGTCTGCCGGACACCGATGACCTTCGGTCCGCCCTGCGTCACTATGAACGACTGCACATCACACGTGTACTCAAGCAGTGTCCCGACAAGAAGGAAGCTGCCAAGAGGTTGAGACTGGGGCTGTCGAGTCTGTACCGCAAGATCGAAGAACTAAAGATTGAGTTGTAA
- a CDS encoding SDR family oxidoreductase: MSTLSGHVVIVTGAGSGIGKETALLAAREGASVVVAEVDPEKGMAADNEILESGGQSIFIKTDVADEVCVAAMVAQTLEAFGRVDSLVNNAGIDLEGPTTSFSQENWKRVIDVNLGGTFLCSRACLPALRRQGGSIVNIASVHASFGFAGAAAYDASKGGMVSLTRSLAVENAPDQVRVNAICPGYIDTPLWENFLAQESDPERIDRITRVSHPLRRRGTPLDIAQAVRFLISNESTWITGSTLVVDGGMGAQFFQRAFD, from the coding sequence ATGAGTACACTGAGTGGCCATGTTGTGATTGTGACGGGGGCAGGTTCGGGGATTGGGAAAGAGACCGCACTGCTGGCCGCCCGGGAGGGGGCCAGTGTGGTGGTGGCTGAAGTCGATCCCGAAAAAGGAATGGCTGCGGACAATGAAATTCTGGAATCCGGGGGGCAATCGATATTCATCAAGACAGATGTTGCCGACGAGGTTTGTGTTGCTGCAATGGTCGCACAGACACTGGAGGCGTTTGGCCGCGTCGATTCTCTGGTCAACAATGCGGGGATCGATCTTGAAGGTCCCACGACGTCCTTTAGCCAGGAAAACTGGAAGCGGGTGATCGACGTCAATCTGGGTGGAACGTTTTTATGCAGCCGAGCGTGTCTGCCGGCGCTGCGCAGGCAGGGAGGGTCCATCGTGAACATAGCCTCTGTTCATGCCAGTTTCGGTTTTGCCGGTGCCGCTGCGTATGATGCCAGCAAAGGAGGCATGGTCTCACTCACCCGTTCACTGGCAGTCGAAAATGCACCCGATCAGGTGCGCGTCAACGCCATCTGTCCGGGATACATTGACACACCCCTGTGGGAGAATTTTCTGGCTCAGGAATCTGATCCGGAGAGAATTGATCGAATCACGCGAGTGAGTCATCCGTTGCGTCGGAGAGGGACGCCACTGGACATTGCCCAAGCTGTGCGGTTCCTGATTTCAAACGAATCGACCTGGATTACAGGAAGCACTCTTGTGGTCGATGGTGGGATGGGAGCCCAGTTTTTTCAGAGAGCCTTCGACTGA
- a CDS encoding NAD-dependent succinate-semialdehyde dehydrogenase yields MVAGQAESLEMKHAQLYIDGAWVDGEKGATLEVINPATEEGIATVAYGTGSDARRALEAAQRALPVWQNTNVYERAVKLKKIADLMRDNVDYLATALTMEQGKPLAESRGETMASAATFEWFAEEAKRAYGRTIPASVNNKRLFTARHPVGVCAAVSPWNFPLVLQARKLAPALAVGCTTVSRPASQTPLSLLRQFELMEQADLPDGAVNLLMGPPAELMNEFMGNRICRKISFTGSTEVGKELVRNSAGQMKRLSLELGGHAPVIVFPDVDVETVAKASVIGKFRNNGQVCICPTRFYAHRDIEQDYLEACVEETKKLVLGNGLDPDVHIGPMFEDRAMDKADSIVKDATSKGAQCVTGGGRSNRFDCGYFYEPTVMTNITPDMSIMTDEPFAPVMPIMDYRDIDEVIAKANDTVFGLAAYVLTNDLSAAFKMAEGLEFGTIGINDTVPATPQSPFGGLKESGIGRENAIEGMDVYLETKAISVAIND; encoded by the coding sequence ATGGTTGCGGGACAGGCGGAATCGCTGGAAATGAAGCACGCACAGCTTTACATCGATGGTGCATGGGTTGATGGAGAGAAGGGGGCCACCCTGGAAGTAATCAATCCCGCCACGGAGGAAGGAATTGCAACTGTAGCTTACGGGACCGGCTCCGATGCTCGCCGTGCTCTGGAGGCGGCACAACGAGCGCTCCCCGTCTGGCAAAACACCAACGTTTATGAGCGAGCTGTCAAATTAAAAAAAATTGCTGATCTGATGCGGGACAATGTGGATTATCTGGCCACGGCACTCACGATGGAACAGGGAAAACCTCTGGCCGAATCCAGAGGCGAAACCATGGCTTCGGCGGCTACCTTTGAGTGGTTTGCTGAAGAAGCCAAGCGGGCCTACGGTCGGACGATTCCGGCCAGTGTCAACAACAAGCGATTGTTCACCGCGCGGCATCCTGTGGGCGTGTGTGCAGCGGTTTCTCCCTGGAATTTTCCGCTGGTGCTGCAGGCACGCAAACTGGCTCCGGCACTGGCTGTGGGCTGTACCACGGTTTCACGTCCGGCAAGTCAGACACCGCTGTCGCTGCTTCGACAGTTCGAGTTGATGGAGCAGGCTGACCTTCCTGACGGAGCGGTCAACCTGTTGATGGGTCCGCCCGCCGAGTTGATGAACGAATTCATGGGCAACCGCATCTGTCGAAAAATCTCATTTACCGGCTCTACAGAGGTCGGTAAAGAACTGGTGCGCAACAGCGCAGGACAGATGAAACGACTGAGTCTGGAGTTAGGTGGTCACGCTCCTGTGATCGTCTTTCCGGATGTTGATGTTGAAACAGTTGCCAAAGCGTCGGTGATCGGAAAATTTCGCAACAACGGTCAGGTCTGTATTTGCCCTACACGTTTCTACGCACACCGGGATATCGAACAGGACTATCTGGAAGCCTGCGTGGAAGAAACCAAAAAACTGGTGCTGGGCAACGGTCTGGACCCTGATGTGCACATCGGTCCAATGTTCGAGGACCGCGCGATGGACAAAGCGGATTCCATCGTGAAGGATGCCACCAGTAAGGGGGCTCAGTGTGTGACCGGTGGTGGGCGAAGTAATCGCTTTGATTGCGGCTACTTCTATGAACCAACGGTGATGACAAATATCACACCTGATATGTCGATCATGACGGATGAGCCGTTTGCTCCGGTGATGCCGATCATGGACTACAGGGACATTGATGAAGTCATCGCGAAGGCTAATGATACGGTCTTCGGGCTGGCAGCTTATGTTCTGACCAATGATCTTTCGGCCGCATTCAAAATGGCTGAAGGACTGGAGTTTGGAACGATCGGAATCAACGATACAGTGCCGGCTACCCCTCAGTCGCCGTTTGGTGGTTTAAAGGAATCCGGTATCGGTCGTGAAAACGCGATTGAAGGTATGGACGTCTACCTGGAAACCAAAGCCATTTCAGTCGCGATCAACGACTAA
- the mutY gene encoding A/G-specific adenine glycosylase: protein MTHLPVPHVGCVGLMLGRIVFRCRCHQRQIDEDLSQAGFQDAFMAAFPNDLDHKWRQTVRRRLLAWYRLNGRSLPWRKSADSYCIWISEIMLQQTTIAAVTPYFERFCEQFPTVQHLAGAQEADVLRQWEGLGYYSRARNLHKAARIIVDEYAGQLPDDVDSLLKLPGIGPYTARAVASLAYGRGVGILEANTIRVYSRLIELDENPRSSSAGRMLWKFADWIVAPRSSSSFNQAAMDVGSTICTSEDPSCSQCPLQKQCCSYQAGRQHELPRTPPKKQITDVTEVALVLRRGSRILMRQYSDGERWAGLWDFARFSVSVEQGDQLMLLPGPDAAGGATLFASESASFAAKAAREHTGLQIFDPYLVTRIRHTVTRFRIRLICVMATRVRGSADRTTGLQWQPETRLGELPLSTTARAIAKLVSGLS, encoded by the coding sequence GTGACTCACCTGCCTGTGCCGCATGTCGGGTGTGTCGGTCTGATGCTCGGGCGAATTGTGTTTCGCTGTCGTTGTCATCAACGTCAGATTGATGAAGATCTCAGTCAGGCCGGATTTCAGGATGCTTTCATGGCCGCATTTCCAAACGATCTTGATCACAAATGGCGACAGACGGTTCGCCGTCGACTGCTGGCATGGTATCGCTTGAACGGGCGATCACTTCCGTGGCGGAAGTCCGCCGATTCGTATTGCATCTGGATCAGTGAAATCATGCTGCAGCAGACCACTATTGCGGCGGTGACGCCGTATTTTGAGCGGTTTTGCGAACAGTTTCCAACGGTTCAGCATCTGGCCGGAGCACAGGAAGCCGACGTACTGCGCCAGTGGGAGGGACTTGGCTATTATTCGCGGGCCCGAAACCTGCACAAAGCTGCGAGGATCATTGTTGATGAATATGCAGGTCAGCTTCCGGACGATGTCGATAGTCTGTTGAAGTTACCGGGCATTGGTCCGTATACCGCACGAGCGGTTGCCTCACTGGCGTATGGACGAGGTGTTGGAATTCTGGAAGCCAACACGATTAGAGTCTATTCGCGTTTGATCGAACTGGACGAGAACCCTCGTTCGTCTTCCGCCGGACGGATGTTGTGGAAGTTTGCTGACTGGATTGTCGCCCCACGTTCTTCATCATCGTTTAATCAGGCGGCAATGGACGTTGGCTCGACGATCTGTACTTCTGAGGATCCATCCTGCTCTCAGTGTCCGCTGCAGAAACAGTGCTGCAGTTATCAGGCAGGACGTCAGCACGAACTGCCGCGAACGCCGCCTAAGAAACAAATAACGGATGTTACCGAGGTTGCCCTCGTGCTGCGTCGAGGCTCCAGGATTCTGATGCGGCAGTATTCAGACGGAGAACGCTGGGCGGGGCTGTGGGATTTTGCCCGGTTTTCCGTATCGGTTGAGCAGGGTGATCAACTGATGTTGCTGCCAGGGCCGGATGCTGCCGGTGGTGCGACGCTTTTTGCCTCAGAGTCTGCTTCGTTTGCTGCGAAGGCTGCACGAGAGCACACCGGTCTTCAGATTTTCGACCCTTATCTGGTGACCCGGATTCGGCATACGGTGACCCGCTTTCGAATCCGACTAATTTGTGTGATGGCGACTCGGGTCCGCGGTTCGGCTGATCGAACCACGGGGCTGCAGTGGCAGCCGGAAACGCGACTTGGGGAACTGCCTCTGTCGACGACGGCACGAGCGATCGCAAAGCTGGTTTCCGGCTTAAGTTGA
- a CDS encoding SAM-dependent methyltransferase, producing MNDDTENLLNLIESAVRGVNLRRAVLSRPTRRSPTIASRVEIRPVFLKEKQFYQWSEQRGSQAFHENHDPQSTLTALRTAIGRNYRHIHLAIDDRQWSARFSRRGKCRLIPEKHVTPPSNTEIGTGHNRERQYLIPEGHPVPFLIETGIMTPAGKIRARHFHKFRQINRYVEFIADVIDRLPHEEVIHIVDFGCGKSYLTFATHYYLTQIAQRQVAITGLDRRDDVVQTCGRIVESLGLLGIHFEQGDIATFSPADHVHLAVSLHACDTATDDAIAQAVQWETDVILSVPCCQHELNAAVQTGQIPLFSRHGILQERFCALTTDAVRAALLERVGYQTQVLEFINMEHTAKNLLIRAVRRNSNIESPQMEQITKELKQIRSIFGIPDLQLQQRFQETEMLQSPAELL from the coding sequence ATGAATGACGACACAGAAAACCTGTTGAATTTGATCGAAAGCGCAGTCCGCGGAGTGAACCTCCGGCGAGCTGTACTGAGCCGGCCGACCCGACGCAGTCCGACAATCGCAAGCCGTGTGGAAATCCGACCGGTCTTCTTAAAGGAAAAGCAGTTCTATCAGTGGTCGGAACAAAGAGGTTCACAGGCATTCCACGAAAACCACGATCCTCAGTCCACCCTGACTGCGCTGCGAACTGCGATCGGAAGGAATTATCGCCACATTCATTTAGCAATCGATGATCGGCAGTGGTCGGCCCGCTTCAGCCGTCGAGGAAAATGTCGCCTGATCCCTGAGAAACATGTAACCCCTCCGTCAAACACTGAGATCGGTACCGGTCATAACCGAGAGCGGCAATACCTCATACCGGAGGGGCATCCCGTACCTTTTCTGATTGAGACGGGCATCATGACGCCGGCTGGAAAGATTCGGGCCAGACATTTTCACAAATTTCGGCAGATCAATCGCTATGTTGAGTTCATTGCCGATGTCATCGACCGGCTTCCACATGAAGAAGTGATTCACATCGTGGATTTTGGATGCGGAAAAAGCTATCTGACGTTTGCGACCCACTATTATCTCACACAGATCGCACAGCGCCAGGTGGCGATAACCGGACTGGACCGCCGAGACGATGTTGTGCAGACCTGCGGAAGGATCGTCGAATCACTGGGACTGTTGGGAATTCACTTTGAGCAGGGTGACATCGCCACGTTCAGTCCCGCAGACCACGTCCATCTTGCAGTCTCACTACACGCATGTGACACTGCGACCGACGATGCAATCGCCCAGGCGGTACAATGGGAGACAGATGTCATTCTGTCGGTGCCCTGTTGCCAGCACGAACTGAATGCCGCTGTTCAGACGGGTCAGATTCCGTTGTTCTCCCGTCACGGCATCCTGCAGGAACGTTTTTGTGCCCTGACAACCGACGCTGTTCGAGCCGCACTGCTGGAACGGGTCGGATATCAGACTCAGGTCCTCGAATTCATCAACATGGAACACACCGCAAAAAACCTGCTGATTCGAGCCGTCCGACGGAACTCAAACATCGAAAGTCCACAGATGGAACAGATCACCAAAGAACTGAAGCAAATCCGCAGTATATTCGGGATTCCTGATCTTCAGCTTCAACAAAGGTTCCAGGAAACCGAAATGCTACAATCACCTGCTGAGCTTTTATGA
- a CDS encoding sulfatase-like hydrolase/transferase, with protein MQRMKMMSVVTAALALSYCHDHSAADSERPNFIVISIDDLGYGDIGPFGNTVNRTPNLDRLAMEGCRLTCFYAAPVCSPSRASLMTGCYPKRVLSIPNVLFPGEDTGLAAGEITIAELLKDRGYATGIIGKWHLGDQPEFLPTRQGFDYFYGLPYSNDMGPATDGARSNAGQPLPSADRNSRGAQPPLPLLRNETVLQSVLPDDQHAIVERYTQEAVSFLWNHRDEPFFLYFPHSAVHFPLYPGKRFQGKSQHGLFGDWVEEVDWSVGQVLETIRQLGLSDSTLVLFTSDNGGHLRHGAVNFPLRGGKGTTFEGGVRVPAIAWWPGQISPGSVVGEVTGTMDILPTLVSLAGGNLPADRKIDGRDIMPVLAGHENAQPPHETFFYYRGLSLKALRNGPWKLHLESEELYNLDDDISESTNVALMHRDIVTRLRKIAEATDSDLGQAGTGAGCRPLGRVQAAQPLIAHDGTVREGFEKPLIHAGQGIMVGEVTSSSAVVQVRLTHSDHLLDGDLPGLAGIVEFSLCSADSADVVTRMINTSDEQDFIARTWFNGLRPGVDYVCKTRIGTVRNELYPGPQASFRTLYGVGRSQSLNFVVVTGMNHREFHGDDPSRLSRPVQVSPGLPVEYAGPDRHLGYPSLDTIRRLNPLFFVGTGDNIYYDFPSGKFRAQSLTEMRQKWHEQFVQARYHQLFAVVPTYWMIDDHDYRLDDCDNSGDYDPSPELGHRVMLEQLPYGPSGDDSLKTYRTHRVSKDLQVWFPENRLHRSPNSIADGPGKTIWGVEQKSWLKKTLLDSDATFKLLVSPTPMIGPDDKRKTDNHTNVGGFRHERDEFFRWLSETGVAEDFFLVCGDRHWQYHSVHPTGIEEFSCGALVDANSRLGRQPGDPESTDPNGLIRQPYTQTVASGGFLEIECSPDAADEQTSLRFRFRDERGVILYEHVRRQSEP; from the coding sequence ATGCAGCGAATGAAGATGATGTCCGTTGTAACTGCAGCACTGGCTTTGTCGTACTGTCACGATCACTCTGCAGCTGACTCTGAACGTCCGAATTTTATTGTCATCAGCATTGACGATCTTGGTTACGGTGATATCGGGCCATTTGGAAACACTGTTAACCGGACCCCGAACCTTGATCGTCTGGCAATGGAAGGTTGCCGGCTGACGTGTTTTTATGCCGCTCCCGTTTGTTCGCCGTCTCGTGCCTCACTGATGACCGGATGTTATCCGAAACGAGTATTGAGTATTCCAAACGTGTTGTTTCCCGGTGAGGATACGGGGCTTGCTGCGGGTGAGATCACCATCGCTGAACTGCTCAAAGATCGGGGATATGCAACCGGAATCATTGGCAAATGGCATTTGGGTGACCAGCCGGAATTTCTGCCGACTCGACAGGGGTTTGACTACTTCTACGGACTTCCTTATTCAAACGATATGGGACCGGCGACAGATGGTGCCAGGAGCAATGCCGGACAGCCCCTGCCGTCAGCGGACAGAAATTCCCGTGGTGCGCAGCCGCCGCTTCCGCTGTTGCGCAATGAAACGGTACTGCAGAGCGTTCTTCCTGATGACCAGCACGCGATCGTTGAACGGTACACCCAGGAAGCTGTGTCATTTCTCTGGAATCACCGCGACGAGCCCTTCTTTCTCTACTTCCCGCATTCAGCCGTACATTTTCCGCTCTATCCCGGCAAACGGTTCCAGGGAAAATCACAGCACGGGCTGTTTGGTGACTGGGTCGAAGAAGTCGACTGGAGCGTGGGACAGGTTCTGGAAACAATTCGACAGCTTGGATTATCCGATAGCACACTGGTCCTCTTTACATCTGACAATGGTGGCCATCTGCGCCACGGAGCAGTCAATTTCCCGCTACGTGGCGGTAAGGGCACCACGTTTGAAGGTGGTGTTCGAGTCCCTGCGATTGCATGGTGGCCAGGACAGATCTCCCCCGGCAGTGTTGTGGGTGAGGTCACAGGAACCATGGACATCCTTCCCACACTGGTCAGTCTGGCAGGCGGAAATCTACCTGCCGACCGCAAAATCGACGGTCGGGATATCATGCCCGTTCTTGCCGGGCATGAGAATGCTCAGCCTCCGCATGAAACTTTTTTCTATTACCGAGGTCTCAGTCTGAAGGCATTGCGGAACGGGCCCTGGAAGCTGCACCTGGAATCGGAAGAACTCTACAATCTGGATGATGACATCTCGGAATCAACAAACGTTGCCTTGATGCACCGCGATATCGTTACACGGCTGCGAAAAATCGCTGAGGCGACAGACAGCGATCTGGGGCAGGCAGGGACGGGGGCAGGTTGTCGTCCGCTCGGCCGGGTCCAGGCGGCACAGCCGTTAATAGCTCATGACGGCACGGTGAGAGAAGGTTTTGAGAAACCGCTGATTCATGCCGGTCAGGGGATTATGGTTGGTGAAGTCACTTCGTCATCAGCGGTTGTCCAGGTCCGCCTCACGCATTCAGATCATTTGCTGGACGGTGATTTGCCGGGGCTTGCGGGAATTGTTGAGTTTTCTCTATGTTCTGCAGACAGTGCTGATGTTGTTACACGGATGATCAACACGTCCGATGAACAGGACTTCATTGCGAGGACCTGGTTTAACGGATTGCGACCGGGTGTCGATTATGTGTGCAAAACGCGAATCGGAACGGTCAGGAATGAACTGTATCCTGGACCGCAAGCTTCATTTCGCACGTTGTACGGAGTCGGTCGATCACAGTCCCTGAATTTTGTGGTTGTCACCGGGATGAATCACCGTGAATTCCACGGGGACGATCCGAGCCGTCTTAGTCGGCCTGTTCAGGTGAGTCCAGGACTGCCGGTGGAATACGCTGGTCCCGACAGGCATCTTGGTTACCCGTCACTGGACACCATCCGTCGTCTGAATCCCCTTTTCTTTGTGGGAACCGGTGACAACATCTATTACGACTTTCCGTCAGGAAAATTTCGTGCGCAGTCGTTGACGGAGATGCGCCAAAAATGGCATGAACAGTTTGTGCAGGCCCGGTATCATCAATTATTTGCAGTGGTGCCGACGTACTGGATGATCGACGATCATGATTATCGTCTCGACGACTGTGATAACAGTGGTGACTATGATCCGTCACCGGAACTGGGGCATCGTGTGATGCTGGAGCAGTTGCCGTATGGTCCCTCGGGTGACGACAGCCTGAAAACGTATCGCACTCACCGGGTCAGCAAAGATCTTCAGGTTTGGTTTCCGGAAAATCGACTGCATCGAAGTCCCAACAGCATCGCGGATGGTCCCGGAAAAACGATTTGGGGGGTCGAACAAAAATCCTGGCTGAAAAAGACTCTGTTAGACAGCGATGCTACATTCAAACTGCTGGTTTCACCTACGCCCATGATTGGCCCGGACGACAAACGCAAGACGGACAATCACACCAACGTCGGAGGATTTCGCCATGAGCGTGATGAATTTTTCCGGTGGCTGAGTGAGACAGGGGTTGCCGAAGATTTTTTTCTGGTGTGCGGAGACCGACACTGGCAGTATCATTCGGTGCACCCGACAGGAATTGAAGAATTCTCCTGCGGGGCGCTCGTGGACGCCAACTCACGACTCGGTCGTCAGCCCGGAGATCCGGAATCAACGGATCCCAACGGTTTAATCAGGCAGCCGTATACACAGACGGTGGCTTCGGGTGGATTTCTTGAGATCGAATGTTCACCGGACGCCGCTGATGAACAGACGTCACTTCGCTTCCGTTTTCGGGATGAGCGTGGAGTGATTTTGTACGAACACGTTCGGCGGCAATCCGAACCGTGA
- a CDS encoding DegT/DnrJ/EryC1/StrS family aminotransferase, whose translation MPAQENKFDASGPVPFIDLVAQYQTIRSDVREAVDQVFETQSFVLGDEVSALESQIADYCDARHAVGCASGTDALILSLLAVGVEPGDEVITSTFTFFATASAIHRLGARPVFVDIEPNSFNLCPEQVEKALTNKTRAIIPVHLFGQCAEMEPLWRLSARYKIPVVEDACQAIGAQYRGRKAGVLGTVGCFSFFPTKNLGGAGDGGMIVTDDSDIASRLRRLRVHGDVGGYNHVEVGFNSRLDALQAAVLRIKLGKLDRWSEARRSNAKLYHELFRELNLRSAVEAPPTLPDRRHIYNQFTIRVRGGRRDEVMTSLRKAGIGCAVYYPIPLHLQTCFEYLGYGEGDFPEAERACQEVLSLPIYAEISDEHQHRVVAGLTEAVRSGSTITFPDSSDADRRAA comes from the coding sequence ATGCCCGCCCAGGAAAACAAATTCGATGCATCCGGGCCCGTTCCGTTCATCGACCTTGTTGCACAGTATCAGACAATTCGCAGTGACGTCCGTGAGGCCGTGGATCAGGTCTTCGAAACCCAGTCTTTTGTGCTCGGTGATGAGGTTTCTGCTCTTGAGTCACAGATTGCTGACTATTGTGATGCTCGACACGCTGTCGGATGCGCCTCAGGCACAGATGCACTGATCCTTTCTCTGCTCGCGGTCGGAGTAGAACCCGGTGATGAAGTTATTACCAGCACATTCACGTTCTTTGCCACAGCGAGTGCAATTCACAGACTTGGTGCGCGGCCCGTCTTCGTCGACATCGAACCAAACAGCTTCAATTTGTGCCCTGAGCAGGTTGAAAAAGCACTGACGAATAAAACTCGAGCCATCATTCCGGTTCACCTGTTTGGCCAGTGCGCCGAAATGGAGCCTCTGTGGCGACTCTCAGCCCGATATAAAATTCCCGTGGTTGAAGATGCCTGTCAGGCGATCGGCGCTCAGTACAGAGGTCGAAAAGCGGGTGTACTGGGAACGGTAGGCTGTTTCAGTTTCTTCCCTACCAAGAACCTCGGTGGTGCCGGTGACGGTGGAATGATTGTCACTGATGATTCCGACATCGCCAGTCGGCTTAGACGACTGCGTGTCCACGGTGACGTGGGTGGATACAACCACGTCGAGGTCGGTTTCAACAGTCGCCTCGACGCGCTTCAGGCTGCGGTTCTCCGAATCAAACTGGGCAAACTGGATCGCTGGTCGGAAGCGCGGAGAAGCAACGCAAAACTGTATCATGAGCTGTTCCGTGAACTCAATCTACGTTCCGCAGTAGAAGCTCCGCCGACCCTGCCGGACCGTCGACACATCTACAATCAGTTTACGATTCGGGTTCGCGGTGGTCGGCGTGACGAAGTGATGACTTCTCTTAGAAAAGCCGGTATCGGGTGTGCAGTTTATTATCCAATTCCTCTGCATCTGCAGACATGCTTTGAATATCTGGGATACGGAGAGGGTGATTTTCCGGAAGCCGAACGCGCATGCCAGGAAGTCCTGTCGCTGCCGATCTATGCGGAAATCTCAGATGAGCATCAACATCGCGTAGTGGCGGGTCTGACCGAAGCTGTTCGGTCTGGTTCCACAATTACGTTCCCGGATTCGTCGGATGCGGATCGTCGGGCTGCCTGA